The following are encoded together in the Phoenix dactylifera cultivar Barhee BC4 unplaced genomic scaffold, palm_55x_up_171113_PBpolish2nd_filt_p 001330F, whole genome shotgun sequence genome:
- the LOC120103989 gene encoding myosin-J heavy chain-like, translated as MFKAARWRSEKNKVKAVFKFQFLATQIPRAGWEMVMIALVPVDVGRPTVRSEKVAVIEGTCRWANPIYETVKLVHDPKTGRVSEKVYHFLVSTTGSTKAQVIGEVAIDLADYAEVFKPTSVSLPLKASDTGAVLHVTLQRLQGNGEGRETSENGDTTVRQQRRTLQSQLSKCDDDEVTKAVDDTNGINSVEDTSLINSQSRVKFSSSRNLALHDDSNGNLSKSHSFDAISASGSDTGSVYTPKENGLKHNNIHQDSPGLLSLLSNSDAQKLMTSSGDWSGTSAPDGSTDGSTNSSGEAGMRERLDSDETLEKLRSDIVSLTRKVEVSELELQTLRKQVVKESKRGQDLSREISGLKEERDALKRECEELKFPQKRTNDDKNFTSTLQPDGEDPCSLLEEIKQELNHEKNLNANLRLQLQKTQEANSELLLAVRDLDELLEQKNREISSSKCNKVDIREEINEHFQELEYGKRRLHLQNSEHRQELLKTASGHDGEEQYAALDVLVKEGDDMKLAFSLEKKIIDLNSEVELYKKDREDLEMQMEQLALDYEILKQENHDIASKLEQSQLREQLRMQYECSAHLATINDLEAHVESLEKEFQSQAEAFEADIASLTQAKVEQEKKAIKAEEALWKTRWNNASTAERLQEEFKRLSEQMTSTFHANENLVMKTLKEASELRLQKSQVEELLEKTNEELASVKGQYHVKTQQLLNLIDFKSKETDRLLLELKDKREELENQKKSDAARIKASSEELLLLRAEIEKLKREKNLLVEQIEQKEKLVAEMELLKTSTKVNEKLLHDKDLERDLLAREITSFKEVLNKQLAELNELRHIKDGKDKMIRMLNAEIETHKVQIGDLKVSLSEDLLEKENLRKQVSDLCSDLQKKEDMITSMERKPEDSNVATNANGNLSNKQAGDTPEDGKVILTNIERFDMAQVQKGKHSLKNLKFVSTNDVKKNEDYDWCRRMGDKACIRDINGASKELVLSNNGANSEKEEGSIVPCTWNQHNMAETLSEMEVLKKQNESMEAELKDMQERYSEISLKFAEVEGERQQLVKTIRTLKNALKN; from the exons ATGTTTAAGGCGGCGAGGTGGCGGAGCGAGAAGAACAAGGTCAAAGCGGTGTTCAAATTCCAGTTCCTGGCGACCCAG ATACCTCGGGCCGGATGGGAGATGGTGATGATAGCCTTGGTTCCTGTGGATGTCGGAAGACCGACCGTGAGATCGGAGAAGGTTGCGGTGATCGAGGGAACCTGTCGGTGGGCAAATCCAATCTATGAAACCGTGAAATTAGTCCATGATCCGAAAACAGGAAGGGTCAGTGAGAAGGTTTACCACTTCCTCGTCTCGACGACG GGATCGACCAAAGCTCAAGTCATTGGAGAAGTCGCCATTGATCTGGCGGATTATGCCGAGGTGTTTAAGCCTACCTCTGTTTCTCTCCCTCTCAAGGCATCGGACACAGGAGCGGTACTGCAT GTTACGCTGCAGAGATTGCAGGGGAATGGTGAGGGAAG AGAAACTAGCGAAAATGGAGATACAACAGTCAGACAGCAACGCAGAACGTTGCAGAGCCAGTTGAGCAAGTGCGATGACGATGAAGTCACCAAGGCTGTCGATGACACGAATGGAATCAACTCTGTGGAA GACACCTCCCTAATCAACAGTCAATCACGAGTGAAATTCTCATCCAGCAGAAACTTGGCGCTTCATGATGATTCTAATGGCAACCTCAGCAAATCTCACAGCTTTGATGCTATATCAGCATCAGGCTCAGATACTGGTTCGGTAtatacaccaaaagaaaatggacTCAAGCATAACAACATCCATCAGGATTCACCTGGTTTGCTGTCACTTCTCAGCAACAGTGATGCTCAAAAGCTGATGACCAGCTCAGGTGACTGGTCTGGGACGTCAGCTCCAGATGGAAGCACGGATGGGTCGACAAACAGTTCAGGAGAGGCTGGGATGAGAGAAAGATTGGACTCAGatgaaacccttgagaaactaAGAAGTGATATTGTTTCTTTGACGAGAAAGGTAGAAGTGTCAGAGCTGGAACTGCAGACTCTCAGAAAGCAAGTTGTTAAGGAAAGCAAGAGAGGGCAAGATCTTTCAAGAGAAATAAGTGGCCTAAAAGAGGAAAGAGATGCACTCAAGAGGGAATGCGAAGAACTCAAGTTCCCACAGAAAAGAACAAATGATGATAAAAATTTTACAAGTACGTTGCAGCCTGATGGGGAAGATCCATGTTCCCTGCTTGAAGAAATTAAACAAGAGCTGAATCATGAGAAAAATCTGAATGCAAATCTCCGCTTGCAACTTCAGAAGACACAAGAAGCTAACTCTGAGCTGTTACTTGCTGTCAGAGATCTTGATGAACTGTTGGAACAGAAAAATAGGGAAATCTCCTCCAGTAAATGCAACAAAGTGGATATCAGGGAGGAAATCAATGAGCATTTCCAAGAACTGGAATATGGAAAAAGACGCTTGCATCTGCAGAATTCTGAACATAGACAAGAGCTACTCAAAACAGCTTCTGGGCATGATGGTGAAGAGCAATATGCTGCATTGGATGTATTAGTAAAGGAGGGTGATGATATGAAACTGGCATTTTCACTGGAAAAGAAGATCATAGACCTCAACAGCGAAGTAGAATTGTACAAGAAAGATCGTGAAGACCTAGAAATGCAAATGGAACAGCTCGCTCTGGACTATGAGATTTTGAAACAGGAAAACCATGACATAGCTTCAAAGCTGGAGCAGAGCCAGCTACGAGAACAACTCAGGATGCAGTATGAATGTTCCGCACACCTAGCCACAATCAATGACCTTGAAGCCCATGTTGAAAGTTTGGAGAAAGAATTTCAGAGTCAGGCTGAAGCATTTGAAGCAGATATAGCAAGTCTAACACAAGCCAAAGTAgaacaagagaagaaagccataAAAGCAGAGGAGGCATTGTGGAAGACAAGATGGAACAACGCTAGCACAGCTGAACGGCTCCAAGAGGAATTTAAAAGGCTATCTGAACAAATGACATCTACATTTCATGCAAACGAAAATTTAGTCATGAAAACACTAAAAGAAGCTAGTGAATTGCGTCTGCAAAAAAGCCAAGTGGAAGAACTATTAGAGAAAACTAATGAAGAGCTTGCATCAGTAAAAGGCCAGTATCATGTTAAAACCCAACAGCTACTAAACCTGATAGATTTCAAATCAAAGGAAACTGATAGGCTACTCCTGGAACTTAAAGATAAacgtgaggagcttgagaatcaAAAGAAGTCTGATGCAGCAAGGATAAAAGCTTCCTCAGAGGAACTATTGTTACTCAGAGCTGAGATTGAAAAgcttaaaagagagaaaaatcttCTTGTTGAACAGATAGAACAGAAAGAAAAACTGGTAGCTGAGATGGAATTATTGAAGACATCAACTAAAGTAAATGAGAAGTTGTTGCACGATAAAGATTTGGAGCGAGATCTGCTAGCAAGAGAAATCACGTCATTCAAGGAGGTACTGAATAAACAATTGGCAGAGCTGAATGAACTTAGGCATATAAAGGATGGAAAAGACAAAATGATCAGAATGCTGAATGCAGAGATAGAAACCCACAAAGTGCAGATCGGTGACTTGAAAGTTTCCTTGTCTGAGGATCTGTTAGAAAAAGAGAACCTGAGGAAACAAGTTTCTGACTTATGCAGTGACCTTCAGAAGAAGGAAGACATGATCACAAGTATGGAGAGAAAACCTGAGGACAGCAATGTGGCAACAAATGCAAAT GGCAATCTCTCTAACAAACAAGCTGGAGATACACCTGAAGATGGGAAGGTCATACTAACAAATATTGAAAGATTCGACATGGCCCAAGTACAG AAGGGAAAGCATTCCCTTAAGAACTTGAAGTTTGTTAGCACCAATGATGTCAAAAAGAATGAGGATTACGATTGGTGCCGCAGGATGGGAGATAAAGCATGCATACGTGATATAAATGGTGCCAGCAAAGAACTAGTCTTAAG CAATAATGGAGCTAATTCAGAGAAAGAAGAGGGAAGCATTGTACCCTGTACCTGGAATCAGCATAATATGGCTGAAACATTAAGTGAAATGGAAGTACTGAAGAAACAAAATGAATCAATGGAAGCTGAGCTAAAAGACATGCAAGAAAGATATTCAGAGATAAGCCTGAAGTTCGCAGAAGTAGAAGGTGAAAGGCAACAGCTTGTGAAAACAATTCGGACTCTTAAAAATGCTTTGAAGAACTAG